The following are encoded together in the Flavobacterium sp. TR2 genome:
- a CDS encoding M23 family metallopeptidase, producing MRFSVLALLICNFICAQTQYPKDYFRPPLDIPMQLSGNFGELRPNHFHAGFDLKTNQREGLSVHAIADGYVSRIKISTFGNGKCIYITHPNGYTSVYGHLQTPTGAILDYVKKTHYKEKAYEIEMFPKPGELPVAKGDIIGLSGNTGSSEGPHLHFEIRDTKTEFVINPIFFGFDQNIKDTKKPTLSSLYVYPLDNATVNQSKQPLLVNMALQKDGTYLASKVKANGKIGFGINAVDTDDVSHNKNGVFNVSTFLNGNQNYNYQFNTYSFDEMRYVNALIDYSRYKKSGQRVQKLFMKTPFALSIIKTDSLRGIVKAEPNLTSNYKIEVSDYFGNMNSITVPIEFDAATPFVEAEPANGQYFIKYNRDSNFEKDNMSVFFPAGTFYDDFNMNFDVRNNKIYIHDDTVPVHSNFTITIKDSSYPEALRDKLYIGKGTSYNGTIRKGDVFTAKAKILGTYGLVLDTIAPVVKIAKPIEGKWISDQKKIDFTINDSLSGIKSYNGYLNGSWVLFEYENKLRRITHTFDDQYLAEGENILKVEVVDNVGNTTIFETRFFRSQQK from the coding sequence ATGAGATTTTCTGTCCTTGCCCTTCTGATTTGTAATTTTATTTGTGCGCAAACGCAATATCCTAAAGACTATTTTCGTCCTCCACTAGATATTCCAATGCAGCTTTCCGGTAATTTTGGGGAGTTGAGACCCAATCATTTTCATGCTGGTTTTGATTTAAAAACCAATCAGAGAGAAGGTTTGAGCGTACACGCAATTGCTGATGGGTATGTTTCGCGAATTAAAATTTCGACTTTCGGAAACGGAAAATGCATTTATATTACGCATCCAAATGGTTATACTTCTGTTTATGGGCATTTGCAGACGCCAACTGGTGCAATTTTAGATTATGTAAAAAAAACGCATTACAAAGAAAAGGCGTATGAAATTGAAATGTTTCCAAAACCTGGAGAACTTCCAGTTGCAAAAGGCGATATAATTGGGCTTTCAGGAAATACGGGTTCATCAGAAGGGCCGCATCTTCATTTTGAAATAAGAGATACAAAAACTGAATTTGTCATCAACCCAATTTTCTTTGGCTTTGACCAAAATATAAAAGATACCAAAAAACCTACCTTGTCTAGTTTGTATGTTTATCCTTTGGATAATGCAACGGTAAATCAATCTAAACAGCCTTTGCTGGTTAATATGGCGCTTCAAAAAGACGGAACTTACTTGGCTTCTAAAGTTAAAGCAAACGGAAAAATTGGTTTCGGGATTAATGCCGTTGATACCGATGATGTTTCGCATAACAAAAATGGGGTCTTTAATGTTTCGACTTTTTTAAACGGAAATCAGAATTATAATTATCAGTTTAATACGTATTCTTTTGATGAAATGCGTTATGTAAATGCTTTGATCGATTATTCTAGATATAAAAAATCGGGACAACGTGTACAGAAACTTTTTATGAAAACGCCTTTTGCTTTGAGTATTATCAAAACAGATTCGCTTAGAGGTATTGTAAAAGCAGAGCCTAATCTAACTTCGAATTATAAAATTGAGGTTTCAGACTATTTTGGGAATATGAATTCGATTACGGTTCCAATTGAGTTTGATGCTGCAACACCGTTTGTAGAAGCTGAGCCTGCTAACGGGCAGTATTTTATCAAATATAATAGAGATTCGAATTTTGAGAAAGATAATATGTCGGTTTTCTTTCCAGCTGGAACTTTTTATGATGATTTTAATATGAATTTTGATGTGAGAAATAATAAAATTTATATTCACGATGATACAGTGCCTGTGCATTCTAATTTTACGATTACCATAAAAGATTCCTCTTATCCAGAAGCTTTACGAGATAAACTTTATATTGGAAAAGGAACAAGTTACAACGGTACCATTAGAAAAGGGGATGTTTTTACGGCAAAAGCCAAAATATTGGGCACATACGGATTGGTTCTGGATACGATTGCTCCAGTGGTTAAAATTGCAAAACCCATAGAAGGAAAATGGATTAGCGATCAAAAGAAAATTGACTTTACGATAAACGATTCTTTGTCTGGAATTAAATCTTACAACGGCTATTTGAACGGAAGTTGGGTTTTGTTTGAATACGAAAATAAACTCAGAAGAATTACTCATACTTTTGATGATCAGTATTTGGCGGAAGGAGAAAATATTTTGAAAGTTGAAGTTGTTGATAATGTAGGAAATACTACTATCTTTGAAACTCGTTTTTTTAGAAGTCAACAAAAATAA
- a CDS encoding cell division protein ZapA has protein sequence MDGKLRIKISIADRVYPLTVEPAQEEGLRSASKKIDAMIKQFEENYAVRDKQDVLAMCALQFASQVEQKHIDNAIDGEETIERIKRLNTLLDQYLEN, from the coding sequence ATGGACGGAAAGCTTAGAATTAAAATATCAATTGCCGACCGAGTTTACCCACTTACGGTTGAACCGGCTCAGGAAGAAGGACTTAGAAGTGCTTCTAAAAAAATTGATGCCATGATCAAGCAGTTCGAAGAAAATTACGCGGTTCGTGACAAACAAGATGTTCTAGCTATGTGCGCATTGCAATTTGCATCGCAGGTAGAACAAAAACATATTGATAATGCAATCGATGGAGAAGAGACTATCGAAAGAATTAAAAGATTGAATACGCTTTTAGATCAATATCTCGAAAATTAA